Proteins from a single region of Apium graveolens cultivar Ventura chromosome 7, ASM990537v1, whole genome shotgun sequence:
- the LOC141674220 gene encoding uncharacterized protein LOC141674220 produces MASMIQPQIPKLTTTNYGNWSIQMKLLLWSQDIWDLVESGYTEPDAAAEAGLSNDQKSILKETRKRDKKALFLIIQGVDESTFEKISEAKTSKQAWEILQKSFQGVEKVKKVRLQVLYGEFENLNIKSSENIGEFVTRLKMVTNEMKRNGDSLDDVRVMEKLLRLLIRKFDYVVTSIEESKDLSKISIDELVGSLQAHEQRMNQYDDASHLEKALQSKVSIGDSSGSSGSIRGRGGFRGGYRGGRGPRRQSFNRG; encoded by the coding sequence ATGGCGAGCATGATACAACCGCAAATTCCGAAGTTGACGACAACAAATTATGGAAACTGGAGCATACAAATGAAGCTGTTACTCTGGTCTCAAGATATTTGGGATCTAGTTGAAAGTGGGTATACTGAACCAGATGCAGCTGCTGAAGCAGGCTTATCAAATGACCAGAAATCAATTTTAAAGGAGACACGGAAAAGAGACAAGAAGgctttatttttaattattcaagGTGTTGACGAATCAACCTTTGAAAAAATCTCGGAGGCAAAAACATCCAAGCAAGCGTGGGAGATTCTGCAGAAATCATTCCAGGGTGTCGAGAAAGTCAAAAAGGTGCGACTCCAGGTGTTGTATGGTGAGTTTGAAAATTTAAACATAAAATCCTcagaaaatattggtgaatttgttacgCGTTTGAAAATGGTGACAAATGAGATGAAAAGAAATGGTGACAGTCTTGATGATGTACGGGTCATGGAAAAGTTGCTTCGTTTGTTGATAAGAAAATTTGATTATGTTGTTACTTCTATCGAGGAGTCAAAAGATTTGTCAAAAATTTCGATTGACGAGCTGGTTGGTTCGCTTCAAGCTCACGAGCAGCGgatgaaccagtatgatgatgCAAGCCATCTGGAGAAGGCGTTGCAAAGTAAAGTATCCATTGGCGACAGTTCTGGCAGTAGCGGTTCTATACGTGGCAGAGGTGGCTTTAGAGGTGGCTACCGAGGTGGACGAGGACCTAGAAGGCAGTCTTTCAACAGAGGCTAG